A segment of the Cenarchaeum symbiosum A genome:
AAATCCGTCTCTTATATATAGAAAACATGCGCGGTACTATACATGACGGAGCTTGAGATAAGGGACCTTCACGCCAGCAGGGACGGCAAGGAGATCCTCAAGGGGGTCAACCTCAAGACGAGCAAGGGCGAGGTGCACGCGATAATGGGGCCCAACGGGTCCGGCAAGAGCACGCTCGCGTATACGCTCCTTGCGCACCCAAAATACGAGGTCACCTCCGGCGACATACTAGTCGACGGCGAGAGCATACTGGAACTCAAGCCCGACGAGAGGGCAAAGAAGGGATTGTTCCTGGGCTTTCAGTATCCCACAGAGGTGTCCGGCGTGGGCTTTTCACACTTTCTTAGGACATCATACAACGGGCTGAGCAAGGCGCTCCAGGGCGAATCGAGGGAGGTCTTTATCACGGTAAGGGAGTTCCAGAAATACCTAAAGGAGAACCTGAAGCAGGTGGGCCTCAAGGACGAGTTCCTGTCTAGATACCTCAACGAGGGCTTTTCGGGGGGCGAGAAAAAGCGCTCCGAGGTGCTCCAGATGGCCGTTCTCAAGCCGACCGTATCGATACTTGACGAGCCCGATTCAGGGCTCGACGTGGACGCGGTCCAGTCCGTGGCCAAGGCGATAAGCGAGGTCTCCGGCAAGGACTCTACTGTGATTGTGATCACCCACTATGCCAGGATACTAAAGTTCCTCAACAAGCTGGACCATGTGCACGTCTTTTACGACGGCAGAATAATCAAGAGTGGCGGCGCGTCTCTCGCGGACGAGCTCGACGCAAAGGGCTACGACTGGGTAGTCCAGAACGTCTAGCTTCTGGCATCATCATCTGCGGTTTGATCACCATATATGCCGCGGCTGCACGGAACATCTAGCGCGCAAACATCAGCAGTTTGATCACCATATATGCCGCGGCTGCACGGAACATCTAGCGCGCAAACATCAGCAGTTTGATCACCATCTATGCCGCGGCTGCACGGAACATCTAGCGCCTGCGGGCAAGTATCACTATCTGGAGCGCCACTATTATGCTGATGACGGCTATGACGGGAAAGAGCAGCGAGTTGAGCTGCAGCGACGCCTCCTCTATGTTGGCAACAGATGACGAGACCGAGTCCACGCTGTCGTCGATATTCTCGCTGGCGGTCTCGAGCACGGAGCCGAACTCCGATACCTCGGAGTTGAGGCGGTCGAGCTCCTCGAGTGTCTCGTCAAGTATTGTGTTGAGCCGGACTATCTGGTCGGATATCCCCCCGATGTCCTGGCTCAGCACGTTGGTGGCGGCAGAACCATGCGAGACGGTCCCCTGGTGGAAGGTCACCACGTGGAAGACGTACGTGCCGAGCTGGTCTGGGGAATAGTCCACAAAGTAGAGCCCCTGATGGAGCGTCTGGAACGATCCTGCCAGGTCCTCAACGTTTCCGCTGGGCAGGTGGACGTGGGTGGTATCCAGTAGGTTCGACGGGTCTCCGCCTATGAGAAGCCCGTCGCTGGTGGTCTGGACAAAGATCCGCATGGGGGTGTTTATCCCCGAGGTCTCTGGGGCAAAGACGGTGGTGCTGACCCGCCGCTCTATCGGGATGTCGACGAGCTCCGTGCTCGAGGTGAACTTGACGTCGATCGACTTTGAGAGCCCGTCTTGCACGGCGCTGATCACCTCCACCGTATACGTCCCGTATGGAAAGCCCGTGGACGACTCGGGCCAAGTGAGCAGCACGTGGTTGAACGAGCCGTCATCATCGGCCGTTATCTGGTCGAACTTTGCTATGGTCCCGTCGGGGGCGAACAATCTGACTACCAGGTTCTCGCCCGGCGTGGCCGTCCCGTAGACGAACAGCGGCTGCCCGTCGCTGTACACCAGGCTGTTGGTAAAGGCCCCAAGCTGCTGCGCCGAGGCCGCGCCCGCCTGAACAGCCACCAGTGCCACGAGTACCGCCGCCAGTATCTTC
Coding sequences within it:
- a CDS encoding ABC-type transport system involved in Fe-S cluster assembly, ATPase component (COG0396); the protein is MTELEIRDLHASRDGKEILKGVNLKTSKGEVHAIMGPNGSGKSTLAYTLLAHPKYEVTSGDILVDGESILELKPDERAKKGLFLGFQYPTEVSGVGFSHFLRTSYNGLSKALQGESREVFITVREFQKYLKENLKQVGLKDEFLSRYLNEGFSGGEKKRSEVLQMAVLKPTVSILDEPDSGLDVDAVQSVAKAISEVSGKDSTVIVITHYARILKFLNKLDHVHVFYDGRIIKSGGASLADELDAKGYDWVVQNV